In Streptomyces sp. P3, one DNA window encodes the following:
- a CDS encoding ATP-binding protein — protein MATASFPVTADEPERLRVLERYGILTAPAPPDLASIVELAVYTCEVPHAVINIISAEHANLVAAIGFEPTQCARSDSMCAVTLVEPAPVIVPDARVDPRFADNPYVSGLLGDIRFYAASQLRTPEGPVLGTLCVFDTQVRLLTAPQRDALDKLARMVVDVLDLHRHQRLLHQALRAADEARVELERSNSALQQFAGQVSHDLKNPLTGILGHAHNLIDIPAIANDPDASFCAQRVVRSANRMRTMIEDVLALASAGGQLHLETVDLNALAHAVVEDLAGLIRTSGARVTIDSLPLVVADLTQLRVLLQNLVSNALKFRNRERRCRIAITAEVNRHGSDISVIDNGRGIRPEERQHVMEMFTRLDHNVEGSGIGLATCQRIAAAHAGSLRLEETPGGGTTAVLTLPSDPTPDQESSSRSSDGASRSG, from the coding sequence GTGGCCACAGCATCATTCCCGGTGACCGCTGATGAGCCCGAGCGCCTCCGTGTCCTTGAGCGGTACGGCATCCTGACGGCACCGGCCCCGCCGGACCTGGCGTCGATCGTGGAACTCGCCGTCTACACCTGCGAGGTCCCCCACGCGGTGATCAACATCATCTCCGCCGAGCACGCCAACCTGGTCGCCGCCATCGGCTTCGAACCGACGCAGTGCGCCCGCAGCGATTCCATGTGCGCGGTCACCCTCGTCGAGCCGGCCCCAGTGATCGTCCCGGACGCCCGTGTGGACCCACGCTTCGCGGACAACCCCTACGTCAGCGGGCTCCTGGGCGACATCCGCTTCTACGCCGCATCCCAGCTTCGGACCCCCGAAGGACCAGTCCTCGGCACCCTCTGCGTCTTCGACACCCAAGTCCGCCTGCTGACCGCCCCACAGCGCGACGCCCTGGACAAGCTGGCCCGCATGGTCGTCGACGTCCTCGACCTGCACCGTCACCAGCGGCTGCTTCATCAGGCACTGCGAGCCGCCGACGAAGCACGCGTCGAGCTCGAACGCTCCAACAGCGCCCTGCAGCAGTTCGCCGGACAGGTCAGCCACGACCTGAAGAACCCGCTGACCGGCATCCTCGGACACGCCCACAACCTCATCGACATTCCGGCGATCGCCAACGACCCCGACGCCTCGTTCTGCGCCCAACGGGTCGTCAGGTCCGCCAACCGCATGCGCACCATGATCGAGGACGTGCTCGCCCTGGCCAGCGCGGGCGGACAACTCCACCTCGAAACCGTCGACCTGAACGCCCTCGCGCACGCCGTCGTCGAGGACCTGGCCGGCCTCATCCGCACCAGCGGCGCGCGCGTCACCATCGACAGCCTGCCCCTCGTGGTCGCCGACCTGACCCAGCTGCGCGTGCTCCTGCAAAACCTCGTCAGCAACGCCCTCAAGTTCCGCAATCGAGAGCGACGTTGCCGGATCGCCATCACCGCCGAAGTGAACCGGCACGGCTCGGACATCTCTGTCATCGACAACGGCCGCGGCATCCGGCCCGAGGAACGGCAGCACGTGATGGAGATGTTCACCCGGCTGGACCACAACGTCGAGGGCTCCGGCATCGGACTGGCCACCTGCCAGCGGATCGCCGCCGCCCACGCCGGCAGCCTCCGCCTCGAAGAAACACCCGGCGGCGGCACCACCGCCGTGCTCACCCTGCCCAGCGACCCCACCCCGGACCAGGAGTCCTCATCAAGATCATCGGATGGAGCATCACGGTCGGGGTGA
- a CDS encoding DUF418 domain-containing protein, translating to MTPNADDTALATPTTALAGEQPESSGSGRVPVGRLIGVDLARGLAVFGMYAAHVGPDPSEGGVSGHLMELAHGRASALFAFLAGFSIMLITGRRMPKTGRAGRQAVAKVVIRALVLLALGTALTMTGTPVEVILAFYGLYFLLVLPLYRLSAVPLAAIAAAGALVLPQMLYVVQGALNSADGGPGGIWAWPANGDGLVSLLFTGNYPALTWIPFVIAGMAVARLDLVSTVVRRRLAITGVCLAVLGYGGSWLALHLVPGALKAIGSSGWGEGGSAASAWWSDTWGYPGGDTPAALLVASPHSETTLSIVANTGVAIAVLAACLVAVDTFPRFHRLARPVIAVGSMSLTAYVFHIVGIRYLGIEELPGSPLHVLLGFIVAVAVFATLWSRRFRRGPLEWLLGKTAKPAELVR from the coding sequence ATGACCCCGAACGCAGACGACACGGCGCTCGCGACGCCGACCACCGCCCTTGCCGGCGAACAGCCCGAGAGCTCAGGGAGCGGACGAGTCCCGGTCGGCCGCCTGATCGGTGTGGACCTCGCCCGAGGGCTGGCGGTCTTCGGCATGTACGCCGCCCACGTCGGCCCCGATCCATCCGAGGGCGGCGTCAGCGGCCACCTCATGGAGCTCGCGCACGGCCGTGCCTCCGCGCTCTTCGCCTTCCTGGCCGGCTTCTCGATCATGCTGATCACCGGCCGCCGTATGCCGAAGACGGGCCGGGCGGGCCGGCAGGCCGTCGCCAAGGTGGTGATCCGCGCGCTGGTGCTGCTGGCGCTGGGCACCGCACTGACCATGACCGGCACCCCGGTCGAGGTGATCCTCGCCTTCTACGGCCTGTACTTCCTGCTGGTCCTGCCCCTGTACCGGCTGAGCGCCGTACCGCTGGCAGCCATCGCCGCGGCCGGCGCGCTGGTCCTGCCACAGATGCTGTACGTCGTTCAGGGCGCCCTGAACTCCGCGGACGGAGGGCCGGGCGGCATCTGGGCCTGGCCCGCGAACGGCGACGGCCTCGTCTCGCTGCTCTTCACCGGCAACTATCCGGCCCTGACCTGGATCCCCTTCGTCATCGCCGGTATGGCGGTGGCCCGCCTCGACCTGGTCTCCACCGTCGTCCGCAGGCGTCTGGCGATCACTGGCGTCTGTCTCGCCGTGCTCGGCTACGGCGGCTCCTGGCTGGCCCTGCACCTGGTCCCCGGTGCACTCAAGGCGATCGGCTCCTCCGGCTGGGGCGAGGGGGGCTCGGCCGCGTCCGCCTGGTGGTCCGACACCTGGGGGTACCCGGGCGGCGACACCCCGGCCGCCCTCCTGGTGGCCTCCCCGCACAGCGAGACGACCCTCTCCATCGTCGCCAACACCGGTGTGGCGATCGCGGTCCTCGCCGCCTGCCTGGTCGCCGTCGACACTTTCCCGCGCTTCCACCGCCTCGCCCGCCCCGTCATCGCGGTCGGCTCGATGTCCCTGACGGCATACGTCTTCCACATCGTCGGCATCCGCTACCTCGGCATCGAGGAACTCCCCGGCTCTCCGCTGCACGTACTGCTCGGCTTCATCGTCGCCGTCGCCGTGTTCGCGACGCTGTGGTCCCGCCGGTTCCGCCGCGGGCCTCTGGAGTGGCTGCTCGGCAAGACGGCCAAGCCAGCCGAGCTGGTGCGGTGA
- a CDS encoding transposase family protein, protein MDRAYIGSGAWVTAPARRPAGGDLSPAQQTVNRALSTTRVPVERGVARLKSRRIFRRAR, encoded by the coding sequence GTGGACCGCGCCTACATCGGTTCCGGCGCGTGGGTGACCGCACCGGCCAGAAGACCTGCGGGAGGTGACCTGTCGCCCGCCCAGCAGACCGTCAACAGGGCACTTTCGACGACGCGGGTCCCGGTTGAGCGTGGCGTTGCCCGTCTGAAGTCCAGGCGGATCTTCCGCAGGGCGCGGTGA
- a CDS encoding ricin-type beta-trefoil lectin domain protein has translation MLLRHRLRRAGAQVTALAVAAVGGMAVLGPAQAHAASTVIGATLTTSDLSQALTPQPGIALGPVSSGSVNLKVDDTQSFQTIDGFGAAFTDTSAYLLQNKLSAATRDRVMRDLFTRGPGIGLSLMRTPMGSSDYTATPAGSPGTYSYDDNGGVADPTLANFSTAHDDAYVIPVIKQAQALNPSMKLFANNWSPPAWMKTTNTMLGTNNGTLRSDMYGPLAQYYVKFLQEYQTKGVNVWGITPQNEPTISPSTYSAMLWAAGDEAKFIAGNLAPALQQAGLSDTKILGGDADHVDTNYANTLMGNQAARDAMYGTAWHCYRDDLGRMTTIHNSYPDKRIYESECSTGPGIAPMNAAQLALESTFNWANGALLWNLALDTDGGPKMGVGCDNCTGLVTIDQATGKATYTDNYYQLGQFSKFVVPGATRIGYSDGGGIWAQAYKNPDGGEVLAAYNNNSSATTFTTTWNNAGSFTYTLPSHATVTFTRSAQTAAGQIVGQGSNRCLDDTGNPANGVQQYIWDCVSGNTNQQYLYSGSRELQVAGKCLGAYGNGTTNGTKVVTWDCNGGASQKWTFHADGSVTNDLSGLCLDVTGTGTANGSKIQLWSCTGNPNQKWSMASAG, from the coding sequence ATGCTTCTCAGACACAGACTCCGCAGAGCAGGTGCGCAGGTCACGGCGCTGGCCGTGGCCGCCGTGGGCGGGATGGCAGTACTCGGGCCGGCTCAGGCCCATGCCGCGAGCACAGTGATCGGGGCGACCCTGACGACGTCCGACCTGAGCCAGGCGCTGACTCCGCAGCCGGGCATCGCCCTGGGGCCGGTGTCCTCGGGCAGTGTGAATCTGAAGGTGGACGACACTCAGTCGTTCCAGACCATCGACGGTTTCGGCGCCGCGTTCACGGACACCTCGGCCTACCTTCTGCAGAACAAGCTGAGCGCGGCCACCCGTGACCGGGTGATGCGCGACCTGTTCACCCGCGGCCCGGGCATCGGCCTGTCGCTGATGCGGACGCCGATGGGTTCCTCCGACTACACCGCCACCCCCGCGGGCAGCCCCGGCACCTACTCCTACGACGACAACGGCGGCGTCGCCGACCCGACTCTGGCGAACTTCTCCACCGCCCACGACGACGCCTATGTCATCCCGGTCATCAAGCAGGCCCAGGCGCTCAACCCGTCGATGAAGCTCTTCGCCAACAACTGGAGCCCGCCGGCCTGGATGAAGACCACCAACACCATGCTCGGCACGAACAACGGCACCCTGCGCTCGGACATGTACGGGCCGCTGGCGCAGTACTACGTCAAGTTCCTCCAGGAGTACCAGACCAAGGGCGTCAACGTCTGGGGCATCACTCCGCAGAACGAGCCGACGATCTCCCCCTCCACGTACTCCGCCATGCTGTGGGCCGCGGGTGACGAGGCGAAGTTCATCGCCGGCAACCTCGCCCCGGCGCTGCAGCAGGCCGGCCTGAGCGACACGAAGATCCTCGGCGGGGACGCCGACCACGTGGACACCAACTACGCCAACACCCTGATGGGCAACCAGGCGGCGCGCGACGCGATGTACGGCACCGCATGGCACTGCTACCGCGACGACCTCGGCAGGATGACCACCATCCACAACTCCTACCCCGACAAGCGGATCTACGAGAGCGAGTGCTCCACCGGACCGGGCATCGCCCCGATGAACGCCGCCCAGCTCGCCCTGGAGTCCACCTTCAACTGGGCCAACGGCGCCCTGCTGTGGAACCTGGCCCTCGACACCGACGGCGGCCCGAAGATGGGCGTCGGCTGCGACAACTGCACCGGCCTGGTCACCATCGACCAGGCCACAGGCAAGGCCACTTACACCGACAACTACTACCAGCTGGGCCAGTTCTCCAAGTTCGTGGTGCCCGGCGCGACCCGGATCGGGTACAGCGACGGCGGCGGGATCTGGGCACAGGCCTACAAGAACCCCGACGGCGGTGAGGTCCTGGCCGCCTACAACAACAACTCCTCCGCCACCACGTTCACCACCACCTGGAACAACGCCGGCTCCTTCACCTACACCCTCCCCTCGCACGCCACGGTCACCTTCACCCGGAGCGCGCAGACCGCCGCCGGCCAGATCGTCGGCCAGGGCTCGAACCGCTGCCTCGACGACACCGGCAACCCGGCCAACGGCGTTCAGCAGTACATCTGGGACTGCGTCTCCGGCAACACCAACCAGCAGTACCTGTACTCCGGAAGCCGTGAGCTGCAGGTCGCGGGCAAGTGCCTCGGCGCGTACGGCAACGGCACCACCAACGGCACGAAGGTCGTCACCTGGGACTGCAACGGCGGCGCCAGCCAGAAGTGGACCTTCCACGCGGACGGCAGCGTCACCAACGACCTGTCCGGCCTCTGCCTCGACGTGACCGGCACGGGCACGGCGAACGGCTCGAAGATCCAGCTGTGGAGCTGCACCGGCAACCCCAACCAGAAGTGGTCCATGGCCTCGGCCGGCTGA
- a CDS encoding ATP-binding cassette domain-containing protein, with protein MTATPILRLRGIDKSFGPVQVLHDVSFDIHPGEVTALVGDNGAGKSTLVKCVGGIHPIDAGEYWFEDERVQVHSPRDAGALGVEIVYQDLALCDNLDIVQNMFLGRERRRGLVLDDATMEEMAAKTLKALSVRTVKSIRQQVSSLSGGQRQTVAIAKAVLWNSKVVVLDEPTAALGVAQTAQVLELVRRLADNGLAVVLISHNMNDVFAVSDRIATLYLGRMAAQVRTSDVTYSQVVELITSGRSGDLGLAHNNGAAA; from the coding sequence ATGACAGCGACCCCGATCCTTCGACTCCGCGGAATCGACAAGAGTTTCGGCCCCGTGCAGGTACTGCACGACGTGTCCTTCGACATCCACCCGGGCGAGGTGACTGCCCTCGTGGGCGACAACGGCGCGGGCAAGTCCACCCTGGTCAAGTGTGTCGGCGGGATTCATCCGATAGACGCCGGTGAGTACTGGTTCGAGGACGAACGGGTACAGGTGCACAGTCCGCGGGACGCGGGGGCCCTGGGCGTCGAGATCGTCTACCAGGACCTGGCGCTCTGCGACAACCTCGACATCGTGCAGAACATGTTCCTCGGCCGCGAAAGACGTCGGGGCCTCGTGCTGGACGACGCGACGATGGAGGAGATGGCCGCAAAAACCCTCAAGGCTCTGTCGGTTCGCACGGTCAAGTCCATCCGCCAGCAGGTCTCCAGCCTCTCCGGCGGCCAGCGGCAGACCGTGGCCATCGCCAAGGCCGTGCTGTGGAACAGCAAGGTCGTCGTTCTCGACGAACCGACCGCAGCACTCGGTGTCGCCCAGACCGCGCAGGTTCTCGAACTGGTCCGGCGGCTCGCCGACAACGGCCTCGCCGTGGTCCTGATCTCGCACAACATGAACGACGTGTTCGCGGTGTCCGACCGGATCGCCACCCTGTACCTGGGCCGGATGGCAGCCCAGGTCAGGACGTCCGACGTGACGTACTCCCAGGTCGTCGAACTCATCACCTCAGGACGCAGCGGGGACCTCGGCCTCGCACACAACAACGGAGCTGCCGCATGA
- a CDS encoding sugar ABC transporter permease has product MSLRSVAVTYKERVRGGDLGALPAVLGLIVLCVFFAALRPVFLSELNFANLLTQGAGSITIAMGLVFVLLLGEIDLSAGYASGVCAAVLAILLTDHGWPWYGAAGAAILTGTVIGLLIGVLVAKIGIPSFVVTLAAFLGFQGVVLILLKEGTNISIQDRTILAIANNNLPPAFGWVLLAFCVAAYAAIQIRQNHNRGRRGLTTAPPALLAVRIGGLAVLGALAVHTLNQERSRNVIVDSLKGVPIVVPVIAVLLVVGTFLLQRTPFGLHIYAVGGNAEAARRAGINVAAIRVSAFVICSSLAAVGGVIAASRGNSVDPNTGGSNVLLLAVGAAVIGGTSLFGGRGRVVDAVLGGMVVAVIQNGMGLMGYSSGVKYAVTGSVLLLAAGVDALSRRRAVQR; this is encoded by the coding sequence GTGAGCTTGCGCTCCGTGGCCGTCACCTACAAGGAGCGGGTCCGCGGCGGCGACCTGGGGGCACTCCCCGCCGTCCTCGGTCTCATCGTCCTCTGCGTGTTCTTCGCAGCCCTGCGCCCGGTCTTCCTGTCCGAACTGAACTTCGCCAATCTGCTCACCCAGGGCGCCGGCAGCATCACCATCGCGATGGGCCTGGTCTTCGTCCTCCTCCTTGGTGAGATCGACCTGTCCGCCGGGTACGCCAGCGGCGTCTGCGCCGCCGTCCTGGCCATCCTGCTCACCGACCACGGGTGGCCCTGGTACGGTGCCGCCGGCGCGGCGATCCTCACGGGCACGGTCATCGGCCTGCTGATCGGCGTCCTGGTGGCGAAGATCGGCATTCCGTCCTTCGTGGTCACACTGGCCGCGTTCCTGGGCTTCCAGGGCGTCGTGCTGATCCTCCTCAAAGAGGGCACCAACATCTCCATCCAGGACCGGACCATCCTGGCGATCGCGAACAACAATCTGCCCCCCGCCTTCGGTTGGGTCCTCCTCGCGTTCTGCGTCGCGGCTTACGCAGCCATCCAGATCCGGCAGAACCACAACCGAGGCCGCCGCGGGCTCACCACCGCTCCGCCCGCCCTGCTCGCGGTCCGGATCGGCGGCCTGGCGGTGCTCGGCGCACTCGCCGTCCACACGCTCAACCAGGAGCGCAGCCGCAACGTCATCGTCGACTCCCTCAAGGGTGTGCCGATCGTGGTGCCGGTTATCGCCGTCCTGCTCGTCGTCGGCACGTTCCTGCTCCAGCGCACGCCCTTCGGCCTGCACATCTACGCGGTAGGCGGCAACGCCGAGGCGGCGCGCCGCGCCGGCATCAACGTGGCCGCCATCCGCGTCTCAGCGTTCGTCATCTGCTCGTCCCTGGCCGCGGTCGGCGGCGTCATCGCCGCGTCCCGAGGCAACTCGGTCGACCCCAACACCGGCGGCAGCAACGTGCTGCTGCTGGCGGTCGGCGCAGCAGTGATCGGCGGAACCAGCCTCTTCGGCGGGCGGGGCAGAGTGGTGGACGCGGTGCTCGGCGGCATGGTCGTCGCGGTCATCCAGAACGGCATGGGTCTGATGGGCTACAGCTCAGGCGTCAAGTACGCTGTCACGGGTTCGGTCCTGCTCCTGGCCGCAGGCGTGGACGCCCTCTCCCGTCGCCGGGCCGTACAACGATGA
- a CDS encoding sugar ABC transporter substrate-binding protein: MRKGLLLTAASVALVGSLTACGGASSSSADGSGSDSGGKKPKIGVILPDSKSSARWETADRKYLSEAFKAAGVDYDIQNAQGDKQQFQTIADQMITNGVNVLVIVNLDSGTGKAVLDKAKAQGVATIDYDRLTLGGSAQYYVSFDNSAVGELQGQGLSKCLSDMKATKPVIATLNGSPTDNNAALFAKGYNGVLDPKYKSGEYVKGPDQSVPDWDNAQAGTMFEQMLTSQPKIAGVLAANDGLGNAAIAVLRKQNRNGQVPVTGQDATVQGLQNILAGDQCMTVYKAVKKEADATAELAVSLAKGQKGQTNATVHDPEGNRDVPSVLETPVAVFKDNVKDVVADGFVSKDELCTGTYAALCAQAGIK; this comes from the coding sequence ATGCGCAAGGGACTCCTCCTCACCGCTGCCTCGGTGGCGCTGGTCGGCTCGCTCACCGCCTGTGGTGGCGCCTCCTCGTCCAGCGCCGACGGCTCCGGCTCTGACTCCGGCGGCAAGAAGCCGAAGATCGGCGTGATCCTTCCGGACAGCAAGTCGTCGGCCCGCTGGGAGACCGCGGACCGCAAGTACCTCTCCGAGGCGTTCAAGGCGGCGGGTGTCGACTACGACATCCAGAACGCGCAGGGGGACAAGCAGCAGTTCCAGACCATCGCCGACCAGATGATCACCAACGGTGTCAACGTCCTGGTGATCGTGAACCTGGACAGCGGCACCGGCAAGGCCGTACTGGACAAGGCCAAGGCGCAGGGCGTCGCCACGATCGACTACGACCGTCTCACCCTGGGCGGCTCCGCCCAGTATTACGTCAGCTTCGACAACTCCGCGGTCGGCGAGCTGCAGGGCCAGGGACTCAGCAAGTGCCTGAGCGACATGAAGGCCACGAAGCCGGTCATCGCCACGCTCAACGGCTCACCGACCGACAACAACGCCGCCCTGTTCGCCAAGGGCTACAACGGCGTCCTCGACCCGAAGTACAAGTCCGGCGAGTACGTCAAGGGGCCGGACCAGTCGGTCCCGGACTGGGACAACGCCCAGGCCGGAACCATGTTCGAGCAGATGCTCACCAGTCAGCCCAAGATCGCAGGTGTGCTCGCCGCCAACGACGGCCTCGGTAACGCGGCGATCGCGGTACTGCGCAAGCAGAACCGCAATGGCCAGGTCCCGGTCACCGGTCAGGACGCCACCGTGCAGGGCCTGCAGAACATTCTCGCCGGCGACCAGTGCATGACCGTGTACAAGGCGGTCAAGAAGGAGGCCGACGCCACCGCGGAGCTCGCCGTCTCCCTCGCGAAGGGCCAGAAGGGGCAGACGAACGCCACCGTCCACGACCCCGAGGGCAACCGTGACGTGCCCTCCGTGCTGGAGACCCCGGTGGCCGTCTTCAAGGACAACGTCAAGGACGTCGTGGCCGACGGCTTCGTCAGCAAGGACGAGCTGTGCACGGGCACTTACGCCGCCCTGTGCGCCCAGGCCGGCATCAAGTAG
- a CDS encoding sensor histidine kinase — MTAPPAWWARIPDPVVDAAVVAIAAADVRLNLWDDSPFAVAVAAAGCAALALRRRFPLAVFVCTLPATLMQDMVFAPFAALFTLAERSRNRRLLTVGALLFALASAAPWPLDDLSSRDRTWTLVNFFYMLAAAAPVLLGQLLQARRDLGRRLVEIEEAREHERLLHSQAVLARERAQLAREMHDVVSHQVSLIAVQAGALQVAAREPDFKEGVRTIRSLSVDTLDELRHMVTLLRAAGGRATELTPQPTLADLHRLVTTSGIDADLTGELPPDISTRAQRAVYRTVQEALTNVRKHAPGAPATVRLWCADDGTAFGVTVTNTRPTRPSLPLPGSHQGLIGLAERAELLDGTLESGPTAHGGYEVRLSIPNHPD, encoded by the coding sequence GTGACCGCGCCGCCAGCGTGGTGGGCGCGCATCCCGGATCCGGTCGTCGACGCAGCGGTCGTCGCGATCGCGGCCGCGGACGTCCGGCTCAACCTTTGGGACGACTCCCCCTTCGCTGTGGCGGTGGCCGCAGCGGGCTGTGCCGCGCTGGCATTGCGCCGGCGCTTCCCGCTCGCCGTGTTCGTCTGCACCCTCCCGGCGACCCTGATGCAGGACATGGTGTTCGCGCCGTTCGCGGCCCTGTTCACGCTGGCCGAACGCTCCCGCAACCGCCGGCTGCTCACCGTGGGCGCGCTGCTGTTCGCCCTCGCCTCCGCAGCGCCCTGGCCACTGGACGACCTCTCCTCACGCGACCGCACCTGGACCCTGGTCAACTTCTTCTACATGCTCGCCGCCGCCGCCCCCGTCCTGCTGGGTCAACTCCTGCAGGCACGCCGGGACCTGGGTCGTCGTCTCGTGGAGATCGAGGAGGCCCGCGAACACGAACGGCTGCTGCACTCCCAGGCCGTCCTGGCCCGCGAACGCGCCCAGCTCGCCCGCGAGATGCACGACGTCGTCTCCCACCAGGTCAGCCTGATCGCTGTCCAGGCCGGCGCCCTCCAAGTCGCCGCCAGGGAGCCGGACTTCAAGGAGGGAGTCCGTACCATCCGCTCCCTCAGCGTCGACACCCTCGACGAACTGCGCCACATGGTCACGCTGCTGCGTGCCGCTGGCGGCCGCGCCACCGAACTCACCCCGCAGCCCACCCTCGCCGATCTCCACCGGCTCGTCACCACCAGCGGCATCGACGCCGACCTGACCGGCGAACTCCCCCCGGACATCAGCACCCGCGCCCAGCGCGCCGTCTACCGCACCGTGCAGGAAGCCCTCACCAACGTCCGCAAACACGCCCCCGGTGCCCCCGCCACCGTCCGCCTCTGGTGCGCCGACGACGGCACCGCCTTCGGCGTCACCGTCACCAACACCCGCCCCACCCGCCCCTCCCTCCCTCTGCCCGGCTCCCACCAGGGCCTCATCGGCCTCGCCGAACGCGCCGAACTCCTCGACGGCACCCTCGAATCGGGCCCCACCGCCCACGGCGGCTACGAGGTGCGCCTCAGCATCCCGAACCACCCGGACTGA
- a CDS encoding Lrp/AsnC family transcriptional regulator — MESLDEIDRAILELLQTDGRLTGAEVGRRVGLSQPAASARIQRLEKNGIITSYRAVVAPAAVGLNIHAIVRLRTAHAQLSQALTLAAQTPEVISTLRVTGEDCLLFDVHCSHAERLEQVVDSLARYGPVTTSLVLRSYPPKSLPTASSTTS; from the coding sequence ATGGAATCACTCGACGAGATCGACCGTGCCATCTTGGAACTGCTCCAGACCGACGGCCGGCTCACCGGAGCCGAGGTCGGACGCCGAGTCGGGCTGTCCCAGCCAGCAGCCAGCGCCCGCATCCAACGCCTGGAGAAGAACGGGATCATCACCAGCTACCGTGCCGTCGTCGCCCCGGCCGCAGTCGGATTGAACATCCACGCCATCGTCCGGCTCCGCACTGCCCACGCGCAACTGTCCCAAGCACTCACCCTTGCCGCCCAGACTCCCGAGGTCATCTCGACGCTCCGTGTGACTGGCGAGGACTGCCTGCTGTTCGACGTGCACTGTTCTCACGCCGAACGCCTTGAACAGGTCGTGGACTCCCTCGCCCGTTACGGACCGGTCACCACCTCACTCGTCCTGCGCAGCTACCCGCCCAAGTCATTGCCAACGGCATCGTCAACAACGTCCTGA
- a CDS encoding TIGR02391 family protein, translating to MNDQGQVARGPTAATLSEAARHASSLRAELRRRSTHPEVLRYCTLEILAKNPFHASLEAVKSVTDRLRQLTDQRLDGARLVDAVVMPGQGTARVAINANATGPTRSSPGQVGQLHPTVRGSARPPRQEPPAHPPVVSSDPQTEACRPAPPLLHRLPAGALVSVAALPPPPTHPSRSEVRRRPHHRIEAPTGGRPQGCSVTSSLSVGRAAPCERLGA from the coding sequence GTGAACGACCAGGGTCAGGTTGCCAGGGGGCCGACGGCTGCCACGTTGAGCGAGGCCGCACGGCACGCCAGTTCCCTGCGGGCCGAGCTGCGCCGCCGCTCCACGCATCCAGAGGTGCTGCGCTACTGCACCCTGGAGATCCTGGCCAAGAACCCCTTCCACGCCAGCCTGGAGGCGGTCAAGTCAGTGACCGACCGGCTGCGGCAGCTCACCGACCAGCGCCTGGACGGGGCGCGGCTGGTCGACGCGGTGGTCATGCCTGGCCAGGGAACGGCCCGGGTAGCCATCAACGCGAACGCCACGGGGCCCACGCGATCATCTCCCGGGCAAGTCGGCCAGCTCCACCCGACCGTGCGGGGATCTGCAAGACCTCCGAGGCAGGAACCGCCCGCCCACCCTCCCGTCGTTTCAAGTGATCCCCAAACGGAAGCGTGCCGACCGGCGCCGCCTCTTCTTCACCGTCTCCCGGCCGGTGCTCTGGTCTCGGTCGCGGCGCTGCCGCCACCGCCGACTCACCCGAGCCGGTCGGAGGTGCGTCGTCGTCCGCATCACCGCATAGAGGCGCCCACTGGCGGACGTCCTCAAGGCTGCAGCGTGACCTCCTCACTTTCCGTCGGGCGCGCAGCTCCTTGTGAAAGGCTGGGAGCATGA
- a CDS encoding response regulator transcription factor has protein sequence MIRVVVVDDEALVRSGFKLILSVADDIEVVATAAGAEAVDAVRRERPDLVLLDIRMPDVDGLTVLRQLRALPQPPVVAMLTTFDADEYILTALRSGAAGFLLKDTEPDQLAQLVRTLAAGGVVMSPKASRAVWQSHPGAATVDDEEAARVGRLTERERAVLVLIAEGLSNADIGGRLHLSAGTVKDHVSAILTKLRVTSRVQAALLAQRAGLLDEGRQRRTEPGR, from the coding sequence GTGATCCGGGTAGTGGTGGTGGACGACGAGGCCCTGGTGCGGTCCGGCTTCAAGCTCATCCTCAGTGTGGCCGACGACATCGAGGTCGTCGCGACCGCGGCGGGTGCGGAGGCGGTCGACGCCGTACGGCGGGAGCGTCCGGACCTCGTCCTGCTGGACATCCGGATGCCGGACGTCGACGGACTGACCGTGCTGCGGCAGTTGCGCGCGCTGCCGCAGCCGCCGGTGGTCGCGATGCTGACAACGTTCGACGCCGACGAGTACATCCTGACCGCGCTGCGCTCCGGTGCCGCCGGGTTCCTGCTCAAGGACACCGAGCCCGATCAACTCGCCCAGCTGGTACGGACATTGGCGGCGGGCGGGGTCGTGATGTCGCCGAAGGCGTCCCGTGCCGTGTGGCAGAGCCATCCGGGGGCGGCCACGGTCGACGACGAGGAGGCCGCCCGCGTCGGACGGCTCACCGAGCGTGAGCGTGCGGTGCTCGTGCTGATCGCGGAGGGGCTGTCCAACGCCGACATCGGCGGCCGTCTCCACCTCAGCGCGGGCACCGTCAAGGACCACGTCAGCGCGATCCTCACCAAACTGCGCGTCACCAGCCGGGTGCAGGCCGCCCTGCTCGCCCAGCGGGCCGGGCTGCTCGACGAAGGCCGGCAGCGGCGGACGGAGCCAGGGCGGTGA